A window from Trichomycterus rosablanca isolate fTriRos1 chromosome 21, fTriRos1.hap1, whole genome shotgun sequence encodes these proteins:
- the LOC134335721 gene encoding spermatid perinuclear RNA-binding protein-like, giving the protein MEEDTESSLGSLASDDRYVMAKHSEVYPSAEELDAVQSLVSVVEGGLKHFSDWLTSSLKPSVPATTDSTEPSEECGGRLVGVVRVGSMGKGLLIKGLMDLELVLLCREKPTRKLLITICSNLPQQMKKLSEDRHTVQPCTPEAAILVFKCSKPELILKVSLTSMQMKSKALEEGQVENTKAKDPSDLLDQQRCLLALASLRHAKWFQVRVNGRESCLVVLRIFRDICNKRPEWAPLKEWPIELICEKVVATSYRPLGPSETLRRVLGCIASGILLPGGPGLYDPCEKEQVDTLSAMLIEEAELLTHTAQHALRLLAFGQVYKFLQMDPLPTAKSAEDPEVMKTEAGDSKKRLLEDKTSEEPKSKKIKLTNGTDVALLTGEDKSDCEKVKTLPKSSSNNSQHSSSTKVKIQGPVLTVRGKNPVMELNEKRRGLSYNLITENGESPQQRFIIEVEVDGLRFRGCGPNKKVAKANAALSAIERLFSVHNTNSNKRKRSCTKVNSAAINGVQRGKRNFRMPRPVLPIFPPAPPYFPPAFSVYGCGPVVPPPYGALCLDGTVCPPQTITPVFLHLGMQDFYPDFYI; this is encoded by the exons ATGGAGGAGGACACAGAG AGTTCTCTTGGATCGTTGGCTAGTGATGATCGTTACGTGATGGCCAAACACTCAGAGGTGTACCCATCAGCTGAAGAGCTAGATGCTGTTCAGTCCTTGGTGTCAGTGGTGGAGGGAGGATTAAAGCACTTTTCTGACTGGCTTACTAGTTCCTTAAAGCCCAGTGTTCCTGCAACTACTGATTCTACAGAACCCAGCGAAGA GTGTGGTGGGCGATTGGTTGGTGTGGTGCGTGTTGGATCCATGGGTAAAGGCCTCCTCATTAAGGGTCTGATGGACTTGGAGCTAGTGTTGCTGTGCAGAGAGAAGCCCACCAGAAAGCTACTTATTACTATCTGCTCCAACCTGCCACAGCAGATGAAG AAACTGTCGGAGGACAGGCACACGGTGCAGCCATGCACTCCAGAGGCAGCGATTCTAGTGTTTAAATGCAGCAAACCTGAACTGATTCTAAAAGTCAGCCTCACTTCAATGCAGATGAAAAGCAAAGCACTGGAGGAAGGTCAAG TGGAAAACACTAAAGCGAAAGATCCGTCTGATCTGCTGGACCAGCAGAGATGCCTGCTTGCTTTGGCCTCTCTGCGACATGCCAAATGGTTCCAG GTCCGAGTTAATGGTAGGGAGTCCTGCCTTGTAGTTCTCCGGATATTCAGGGATATATGCAACAAGAGGCCAGAATGGGCACCGCTCAAAGAATGG CCGATTGAACTGATTTGTGAGAAAGTCGTTGCAACAAGTTACAGGCCACTGGGTCCCAGTGAAACTCTGCGAAGGGTCTTGGGATGCATTGCGTCAGGCATCCTCCTGCCAG GTGGACCTGGGCTTTATGATCCATGTGAAAAAGAGCAAGTAGACACTTTATCAGCTATGTTGATTGAAGAAGCTGAACTTCTTACCCATACTGCCCAG CATGCACTACGGCTTCTAGCTTTTGGCCAGGTTTACAAGTTCTTACAGATGGATCCTCTTCCTACAGCTAAGTCTGCAGAGGACCCAGAGGTCATGAAAACAGAAG CAGGGGATTCTAAGAAAAGACTCCTTGAAGATAAAACATCGGAGGAAcccaaaagcaaaaaaataaaactaacaaATG GTACTGATGTTGCATTATTGACTGGTGAGGATAAGTCAGACTGTGAGAAGGTAAAGACTCTGCCCAAAAGCTCCAGCAATAACTCCCAACACAGCTCATCAACCAAA GTTAAAATCCAGGGCCCAGTCCTGACAGTCAGGGGCAAAAACCCTGTTATGGAGCTGAATGAGAAGAGGAGGGGGCTTTCATACAACCTCATAACAGAGAATGGAGAGAGCCCTCAACAGCGCTTCATTATTGAG GTTGAAGTAGATGGACTGAGGTTTAGAGGGTGTGGACCTAATAAGAAAGTAGCAAAAGCGAATGCGGCTCTGTCAGCAATAGAAAGGCTCTTCTCAGTGCACAATACAAACAGCAATAAAAGGAAGAGATCCTGCACAAAG GTAAATTCAGCTGCTATAAATGGAGttcaaagaggaaaaagaaaCTTTAGAATGCCCAGACCTGTACTTCCTATTTTTCCTCCAGCCCCTCCATATTTTCCACCAG CCTTTTCTGTATATGGTTGTGGTCCAGTAGTGCCCCCACCATACG GTGCTTTGTGCTTGGATGGTACCGTTTGCCCCCCACAGACCATCACTCCTGTTTTTCTTCACCTGGGAATGCAAGATTTCTATCcagatttttacatttaa